A window of Photobacterium toruni genomic DNA:
ATATTTCTAATAGCGCATCTTTGATACTGGCATGCTCTTCAATCATAGGTAGTAACTCGCCACTATGCATTACATCAGCAATACGCAGTAATAATTTACGTCCTAATGCGCCTCCTGGATGAGACAGTGCAAAATCATCAGCAGTAAAACCACGAGCTTCCATTACAGCAATTGCGATGGCATCTCCCATAACGAGAGTGGCGGTTGTACTTGAGGTTGGTGCGAGATTTAACGGGCAGGCTTCTTTATCAACCGTTACTTGAAGATTCACCTGTGCCATTTTAGCCATGCTAGATTCAGGTTTGCCTGTCATGCTTATCATCGCAATACCAAGGCGCTTTATAACTGGCAATAATGCAAGAATTTCAGCAGCTTCACCTGAGTTTGAAATCGCAATCACGACATCACTTTTTTTGATCATACCTAAGTCACCATGACTGGCTTCTCCTGGATGAACAAAGAAAGCAGGGGTTCCTGTGCTGGCCAATGTTGCGGCTATTTTTCGGCCAATATGTCCTGATTTTCCCATTCCCATGATTATTACTTTGCCTTGGCAATGAAGAATTAACTCACAGGCAAGGGTAAAGCTGTTATCAATATAACAACGGATTTTTTCAAGGGCTTGTAGTTCAGTATCAAGTACTTTTTTACCATGGCTGCAAAAATCAAACTGACCAGACATCAGAGAATGCTCCTGTTATGCGGCGATATTAAGAAATAAGAAAGCTTGGTAAGCGATAAAACAAATGACTAAAATTCCGCCTTCAATACGATTAATTTGACGGCGCTTACCTAGGGCCATGATTAATAATAAAATTGAAACGGCTAACATAACATAGAAATCACGGCTCATAGCCAGTGGACTTAATGCTGATGGATTAAGTAATCCTGGAATGCCCATTACGGCTAAAATATTAAAGATATTAGAGCCGATAATATTACCGACAGCCATGTCATCTTCACCTTTAAATACGCTGGCGACTGAGGCGGCTAATTCTGGTAAACTCGTACCCACTGCGATAATGGTTAATCCAATCACTAAGTCACTCATGCCATAGTATTTAGCGATAGTAACTGCTGACTCTACTACCATATCTGAAGAGTATAAAAGTAATCCTAAGCCAATAAATACCCAGATAATCGCTTTGGTATTACTGACATCTGTTGGAATTTCTGATTGTTGTTCTTCAACTAATGGATCACTTTTACTGTCTCGGCTAATTTTAAGCATTACGATTAAGAAAATAGCAAACAGAACGGCAAGAATAATGCCTTCGTGACGGCTTAAATAATTATCCCATAGAACAGCACCGGCAATCACGGTAACGCCAAGCATTATGGGTAGTTCACGGCGAATGATCGTTGAACTAATACATAACGGTTTGATGATGGCTGTAATACCGAGAATTAGTGCAATATTGGCGATGTTTGACCCCAGCACATTACCGACCGCGGTATCAGTTTTATCTGCCAGTGCAGCGGTGGCTGAAACCATCATTTCTGGCGCAGAAGATCCCATTGCCAAAATAGTCATACCAATAACCAGTGGCGCAACACCGAAGTTTTTCGCTAATGCAGCTGCACCATATACCAATCTATCGGCACTCCAAACCAGTAAAGCTAATCCGATACAGAGCAACACAATGGCTTCTAGCATGTTAATTCCTTTTTAGTACGACCCGCTAAAAAAGCGATTTTTAGTCAATTGATGAAATATTTCCAATTTGAGTTGCCAATTTTGACGTTAACTCATGCAAAAGGGAAGCATAAGCCAATACTTATTATCATCTTGGTGTGGTTTGGGGAGATAGCTTGATTAACTACTGCTGAATCAGAACCGATTAAGGTAGGGAAAAGAGACTTATCTGTTTACACTATTAAAACGATGTTTTATTTTAAGTGGCTTATAATGAGCTTAATTTGTTTTAGAATGGAATAAAGCGGTTAGGGTCGGTTTTATCTTAAATGTATTATTTTTAATAAAAATCCACTATTAAAGCATGATAATACTGCGCTTTGGTTGAGTTGATGTTTAATTCCTCCTATCATCGGTGCGCTATTTTTATAATATCTACTGATTGTTTTTAAGTTATTTATTAAAAAGTGACATAAAAGGCTGTTGTGTCAAATAACATCAATATTCATCGCTTACACAAGCTAGTTAGCGAGAGGTAACGTAAATATAATGCTCAATGATGATGTACTTGTTTCGATTAAAAACATGAGTTTCTCCCGCGGTGAACGGCTTATTTTTGATAATATTAGCCTTGATATTCCACGTGGAAAAGTCACTGCTATTATGGGGCCTTCAGGGATTGGTAAAACAACCTTATTACGTTTGATTGGCGGCCAGATTATGCCAGATAATGGTGAAATATGGTTTGATCAATGGAACATACCGACATTGCGCCGCAGTGAACTTTACCAAGCGCGTAAACGAATGAGTATGTTATTTCAATCAGGGGCATTATTTACTGATATGACGGTGTTCGATAATGTTGCTTTTCCATTACGAGAACACACCCAGCTACCTGAAGATTTACTGCGAACATTAGTACTACTAAAATTAGAAGCGGTAGGTTTGCGTGGGGCTGCACAATTGATGCCTAATGAGTTATCAGGTGGTATGGCGCGTCGAGCGGCCTTAGCACGTGCAATTGCTCTTGATCCTGATTTAATGATGTACGATGAACCTTTTGTTGGTCAAGATCCTATTACGATGGGAGTATTGGTCAAGTTAATCCGCGATCTTAATCAAGCCTTAAATATTACCTCTGTGATTGTATCTCACGATGTACCTGAAGTAATGAGTATTGCTGATCATGTTTATATTCTCTCTGGTGCTAAGATCATTGGTTGTGGAACTCCTGAACAATTACGTAACGATATTAACCCTCAGGTTCGACAGTTTTTAGACGGTGATGCTGATGGGCCGGTGCCTTTTCAATTTCCAGCCCAACCATTAAGTGATGATTTGTTTGGTTAATATATCGCTCTGATTGCTGCTATGGCGTCAGTGTATGACAATAGAGAATATGAGCAAAAAATGATAATTGATGCTATTTCCCGATTGGGACGAGCGACCATCGAAAAATGTCAAGCATGTGGACGAGCAAGCTTGATGTTATATGGAGCGTTAGTGTGTAAGCCACAACCAGTAAAAATGTTGCCATTATTGATCAAACAACTGTATTCAGTTGGAGTGTTATCAATGGCGATTATTTTAGTGTCGGGGCTATTTATTGGTATGGTATTAAGTCTGCAAGGTTACTTGGTTTTAGCCGGATATGGTGCTGAAACCAGCCTTGGACAAATGGTGGCATTATCTTTATTACGTGAGTTAGGACCTGTGGTAACGGCACTACTATTTGCTGGTCGGGCGGGGTCTGCATTAACGGCTGAAATCGGATTAATGAAAACCACGGAACAACTATCAAGTATGGAAATGATGGCGGTAGATCCATTGCGTCGTGTGATTGCACCACGTTTTTGGGCGGGTGTTATTTCAATGCCATTGTTAGCACTGATGTTCTCTTTAGTTGGACTTTGGGGGGCACAATTGGTCGGTGTTGATTGGAAAGGGATTGATTACGGTAGTTTTTGGTCAGTGATGCAATCATCGGTTGATTTTAGTACTGATATTGGTAATAGCATTATCAAGTCAGTGGTATTTGCTATCGTCATTACGTGGATTGCAGTCTTCAATGGTTATGATGCCGTACCAACATCGGAAGGGATCAGTCGTGCGACAACCCGTACCGTAGTTAATTCATCGCTGGCGGTACTTGGACTGGATTTTGTGTTAACAGCATTAATGTTTGGTAGCTAAACATTCACTTAGCCGCATGTATACGACGGCATAAATTACATGGATAAAAGATAATGCAACAAAATAAACGATTAGAATTATGGGTTGGTGTGTTTATGCTAGCCGGTATTGCGGCCTTATTAGTGTTGGCGTTTAAAGTGGCTAACATTCAAAGTTTTGGTAGTGCTGAAACCTATACTCTTAAAGCGCACTTTGACAATATTGGTGGCTTAAAAGTACGTTCACCAGTGAAAGTTGGTGGTGTTACCGTTGGTGAAGTAACATCGATTACCCTTGATGAACAGACGTATGTGCCAATTGTTACTCTAAATGTGAATAAGAAATTTGGTTATTTTCCTGAAACCAGTTCAGCATCTATTTTGACCTCCGGCCTATTAGGTGAGCAATACTTAGGTATCAATCCTGGGTTTATTGATACTGATACTGAGATGCTGCATAACGGTGACTTAATTGAAGATACTAAATCTGCGTTAGTATTAGAAGATATGATTGGTCAAGTGCTATATAGCCTTGGCGGTGATAAGAAATAAGAAGGAGAATGACCATGAAATTTGTACGAGGCTTAATGCTGTGTTTGCTTGCTATTCCTATGCTGGCTCAAGCAGCAACGATTGATCAAACTAACCCTTATAAAATGATGGATAAAGTATCAGCACATTTATTTGGTACGTTAAAAGCTGAACAAGCAAAAATTAAAGCTAACCCAGAAGAATTACGCGTGATAGTGAAACAAGAGCTATTACCCTATATTAATACCCGTTATGCCGCTTACAAAGTTTTAGGCTCTAATTTACGTAACACGACAGCGGCACAACGTGATGCGTTTACGGCTGCTTTCACTGATTATTTAGTGGCGTCGTATGCACAAGTATTGACCCAATATACGGGGCAAAAAATTGAATTAGAATCACCTAAGCCTGTACCTGCAGATCGCAGTATTATTTCAGTTCGTGTTGATATTGTTGATCCACAACGTCCACCTATTCGTCTTGATTTTAAATTACGTTTGAATAAAAAAACCAAAGAATGGCAGGGATTTGACATGGTTGCTGAAGGAGTCAGTATGCTTTCAACGAAGCAAAGTGAATGGAGTGGTCAGCTACGTACGAAAGGTATTGATGCTGTAACACAAAGTTTACGTGATTTGGCCGCAAAGCCGATCCAAATTGAGAATAAATAACCATGACTGCTGATAAGATTTGTTGGCAGGTAATTGCGGATGGACAATACCGCTTGTCAGGGTCGTTAGATCGTGACACAGTGCCCGCTTTTTGGCATCAGAGAAAGCAATGGATGCCACATAATCAGCAATTAACACTCGATCTTGCTGACTTGTCTCGAGTTGACTCAGCGGGCATGGTAATGTTGCTGCATTTGTGCCAACACCTTAAGCAAACAGGGAGTTGTGTAATATTACACAATGTACCTAAGCAGCTTAAGACGCTGTTTCGCTTAAGCCATATCGAACCAATGTTAGCAGCTTGCATGGAGTAAGCTGTAGAGAGGATAGCTTGTGGAAATCTCTGAGATTAAACAAATTCTAGAAAGTGCTTTAGACGTTGATGAAATCATCGTTAAAGGTGAAGGTAGCCACTATCAAGTGATCGCAGTGGGTACATTATTTGATGGCATGAGCCGAGTTAAAAAACAACAAACAATTTATGGTCCGTTAATGGATCGTATTGCAGCAAACGACATTCACGCGTTAAGTATTAAAACATATACGCCTGAAGAGTGGGCACGTGATAAAAAATTAATGTCGTTATAGAGAGCTAAATGATGCAAAAGTTTCGTATTCAGGGCGGTGGCCCATTAAGCGGTGAAGTGGCTATTTCTGGCGCTAAAAATGCAGCGTTACCGATTTTATTTGCAGCATTACTTGCTGATGGTCCGGTAGATATTGCCAATGTTCCTCAGTTACGTGATATTGATACTACAATGGAATTACTGTCACGTTTAGGCGTGAAAGTCTCTCGTAATGGTTCGGTTGTTCATATTGATGCTCGTGACGTTAATGAGTTTTGTGCACCGTATGATTTAGTGAAAACTATGCGTGCATCTATTTGGGCATTAGGTCCATTAGTCGCGCGTTTTGGTCAGGGTCAAGTATCATTACCTGGCGGCTGTGCAATTGGTGCGCGTCCGGTTGATTTACACATTGTGGGTCTTGAGCAACTTGGCGCAACCATCACGCTTGATGAAGGTTATGTTAAAGCTTCTGTCGATGGTCGTCTTAAAGGCGCACATATTGTAATGGATAAAGTCAGCGTTGGCGCGACAGTGACTATTATGTCGGCTGCAACATTAGCAGAAGGCACGACGGTTATTGAAAATGCAGCGCGTGAACCTGAGATTGAAGATACTGCAGCATTTCTTAATGCTATCGGTGCGAAAATTACAGGCGCAGGTACGGCAACCATCACCATCGAAGGTGTTGAGCGTCTTGCTGGTGGTTGCCATGAAGTGGTTGCTGATCGTATTGAAACAGGAACATTCTTAGTGGCTGCTGCTGTTTCTGGTGGCAAGATTATCTGTCGTAACACTAAGCCTGAACTGCTTGAAGCGGTATTAGCGAAGCTAGAAGAAGCGGGTGCATTAGTTGAAACAGGCGCTGATTGGATCAGCCTTGATATGACAGATCGTGAGCTTAAAGCGGTGAATATTCGCACTGCGCCGCACCCAGGTTTCCCTACTGATATGCAAGCGCAATTCTCACTATTAAACTTAATCGCCAAAGGCACTGGTATTATTACTGAAACGATTTTTGAAAACCGTTTTATGCATATTCCAGAGCTAATCCGTATGGGTGCTCATGCTGAAATCGAAGGTAATACTGTGATTTGTGGTGATACCGAGGGTCTAAGTGGTGCACAAGTGATGGCTACCGATTTACGTGCATCTGCAAGTCTTGTGATTGCGGGTAGCATTGCTAAAGGCGAAACCATTGTTGATCGTATTTACCATATTGACCGTGGTTATGAGTTTATTGAGCAGAAATTCAGCGCGTTAGGTATGAATATCGAACGTATTTCTGAATAAGCTATCGCTACAATTGTTTAGATAGCTAAATAAAAAGCCTCGTAATTCCTTGTTAGTTAAAGGATATATGAGGCTTTTTTTTATTGCTGTTTATTGTGGGCTAATATTGTAATAGCTACTTATTTCGGTGGATTAGTAACGGGTGGTCTATTAGCGACCGTCACTGGAATCATCATGGTTTTACCATTACGTAAAATTTTGACCTGAATGTGAGTGCCAGGACGAATATCCGTTACGATATCACGTACACTTTGCACATTTGTGACTTCTTTACCGGCTATTTCAGTCACAATATCATTTTTCTTAAATCCCGCTTTTGATGCTGGGCCACTCGGATCCATGCCATCAACAATGATGCCATTAACTTTAGCAACATCATAAAGTCGTGCCATTAATGGATTTATTTCACGACCTTGAATCCCAATCCAACCTCGAATCACGCGTCCATCAGCAATCAATTTTTGCATGATCTTAATCGTTAGCTGATAAGGGATAGCAAATGAAATGCCATAGGTTTCAATATCAGTGGCTTGTTGAAAAGAGGCCGTATTAATTCCCACCAATTGACCATCCGTATTGACTAAAGCTCCGCCTGAATTGCCCTTATTTATAGCTGCGTCTGTTTGTAAAAAATCTTGGGGTCCATAAAAGCTCATGCCAGAACGTCCCGTTGCTGAGATGATACCAAAAGTAGTGGTTTGTCCGAGGTTATATGGATTACCGATGGCAAGAACGACATCACCAACAGCCGCTTTATAATGTAAATTAACCGGAATGACGGGAAGATTATCGGCATTAATTTTTAATACCGCCAGATCTGTTAATTGATCTAAACCGATCAATTGTGCATTGAGAACGCGACCATCTTGTAGCGCGACAATGATCTGATCAGCATGGGCAACAACATGATAGTTAGTCACAATATAGCCCTTATCACTCATAATCACGCCAGATCCTAGCCCTTGAGTTCGCAACTCACGTTCTTCGTTATTATTATTATCATAACGGCGGTTATAAATATTAACTACAGCAGGGGAAGCTCGACGAACAGCATAATTAAATGAAAGCGGGGTTGAGTTGTTATCTGATAATAAAGACTCTGGTGTCGTCGAACGTAAATCAGGGACGGCAATCAATACAATAATGGCTGTGATAAGGCCGAGAACAATAGAACGACCAAAAAATGCCAGCATTAACGGTCCTTATAAAATGAATAAGAAAAAGGTGCTAACAGAATAGCACCCCTCTGAAGTGAGACCAACTATTGTACTGATTGCCATTGCTACATTGAGTTGACAATCATATCTAAGTGATCACAATTAAATAAAATTAACGAATAATCAGATATAACACATTATTATCTCGTTGAATTTCTAATGCGATGACTTTAGGTGGGTGGTCTAGTGCCTTACGTAGTTGATTAAGGTTATTGATCACGGTTCGATTGAGACCAATAATAATATCCCCTTTTCGTAATCCTGTTTGTGCTGCAACCGATCCTTTAACTAGCTGTGAGATCTCAACGCCATGCGCTTTTCCATTTACGGTTACATTCGTAAATTGCGCTCCAGTTAGGCTTGAATGAAGATCATCTGCGTTAATGCTATTCGCTTTGCTCGCACTAAGAGTGACAGTGAATTGCTGTAATTTACCATTACGCATGGCTTGTAAGGTTAAGGTTTTTCCTGCTCCTAATGTTGCCACTTTAGCGCGTAATTCACTGAATGAACGTATCGGATTACCATCTACAGAAGTAATTATATCGCCAGCCTTTAACCCCGCTTTTTGTGCCGCTGAGTTTGGCATAACTTGGTTTACAAATGCACCTTGGTTGGTGTCATAACCAAATGTTTGCGCTAATTCGGCGGTGAGTTCACGCCCTTGCACACCTAGCGTACCTCGTTGAACGTGGCCAAATTTAATGATTTGTGCCGTCAGGTTATTAACCATATTAGATGGAATGGCAAAGCCAATGCCGACATTACCTCTATCTGGTGCCAGTATTGCAGTATTAATACCAATGAGTTCACCATTGAGATTAATCAGAGCACCACCAGAGTTACCACTATTAATTGCGGCATCGGTTTGAATGAAATTTTCAATATTTTCCAGATTTAAACCACTACGACCTAAGGCTGATACAATTCCAGAGGTAACGGTTTGTCCAAGCCCAAAAGGATTACCAATCGCAACGGCAAAATCACCGACACGTAATTTATCTGAGTTGGCTAATTTCATCGCTGTTAATTTTTGCGGGGTATTGATTTGCAGTAACGCAATATCTGACGATTTATCACTACCAATCAGTTTAGCTGTGACTTCGTGGCCATCATAAAGTTGAACCATGATTTTATCAGCGTTATTGATCACATGCTGATTCGTTACAATATAGCCTTTATCAGCATCAATAATGACACCTGAGCCTAAACCTCGAAAAGGACGCTCTTGAACCTGTTCGGTTGGAAAATCAGGCCCAAAGAAAAAACGATAGGAGTCAGGTAGTTGTTGTTTTGAAAGCTGCTTGCCTTCAATCGCGATACTGACAACAGCCGGTGTGACTTGCTCAAGCATAGGTGCAAGGCTAGGCATTGATTGATTATTGACGGTAATAGGTAATGCAGCATTAGCGGCAAGGGGAGTCATCAGCGTACTAACTGTTAACGCTAATGCACTAATAACGAAAAGGTTTTTTTTACGCATAATTTAACTCCGAGTTAACAAGTTAAAGTATGACTTGCTAACTGGAATTAAGTTCCCGTGATTATACTTTTCTTGTTAAGTCGGCGCGGTATTACGGGATTATATTAACTTGCTTTTGCTTGTGGTTCTGCCGCTGGAATTTCATTGTCTTGAATGGCAGTGGGTTTATCACTAAATAGCCCTGTTGCACCATTGGCGTAATCTCGTGGTTGATGATCCATTACTTCATCTTCAATGGGTTCATTATTTTCTACTGCTTCTAACGTTGCAATTCGTTGTGCAAATGGGTTGTCTTGAGTGGGCAAATTGGGCATAAGTTCCGCTGATGTTTTTGCCATATGCTCATAAAGTTTACTGTAATCTTTAGAGACGTTATCTAATAATTCAGCACTACGGGCAAAATGATCAACCAGTTCTTGTCGATATTGCTCTAATTCATACTTTGATTTATCAAGATCTTTTTTAAGTGATATTTGTTGGTTTTGGTTTTTATTGGTCAAGCGACTGATGATGTAACCAACAAAGATCCCTGCAATAAAAATAGCAGCTGCAATAATCCAACTCATGGTCATGATAACTCCTTGTTATTTTTGGTGTTAATTCGTGTTTTTTAAGTCAAAATACTGTTTATTTATCTGTAATAACGTTATTACTATACCTTGAGCCGGATGTGCATGATACTTATTCAATCATATATTGTGACAAGTGATGCTCTGATTTTATGGCAATAAGATGAAAAGGAATAACATCAAATGAAGATGCTGACACCACTTAATAAATATAATGCAGACCTGCAATGTATTGATTTTTTTGCAGACTCAGCGCAAGCCGCCGCGGTGGCTCATTTAGATGATTTATACCATCGGTTAATTACCCCCATTAAGCCATTACCTGCGACGACAGAATGGCAACGATTATGGTCAGTAATTAAAACATTATTACCTATCTCAGATAGCAAAGCAGATATCGTGCCAGTAAAAGGGCTGTATTTCTGGGGAGGGGTTGGACGCGGTAAAACCTATTTAGTCGATACCTTTTATGAGTGTTTGCCTACTCAACGGAAATTAAGGATCCATTTTCATCGTTTTATGTATCAAATTCATCAACAGTTACAACAGCTTGATGGGGTTGAGGATCCGCTAGAGCATGTGGCAGATAATTTTAAACAACAAACCGATATTATTTGTTTTGATGAATTTTATGTTAGTGATATTACCGATGCGATGATTTTGGCAACCTTGCTTGATGGTTTGTTTAAGCGAGGAATTACTTTAGTCGCAACGTCTAACATTGCTCCCCATGATTTATATCGAAATGGTTTGCAACGTGCACGATTCTTACCCGCGATTGCGCTTATTGAACAGCATTGCCACATCGTTAATATTGATTCAGGTATTGATTACCGTTTACGAACATTGGCACAAGCTGAAATTTATTATTCGCCATTAGGGCCACAAGCCAATGACAATTTAGCGCATTACTTTGAACAGTTGAGTGTAGAACCGCGCTATAACACAAAAGATATTATGATTAATCAGCGACCAATTCTCGCTCAACGTGAAGCCAATGGTATTGTTCAATTTAGCTTTCAGCAATTATGTCAAACCGCACGTAGTCAAAATGATTATATTGAGATAGCACAATTATATCATACCGTGTTGGTGGCTGATGTGATGGTAATGAAAGAACACCACCAAGATGCTGCTCGACGCTTTATTGCTATGGTCGATGAATTTTATGAACGCCATGTCGTCTTGATCATGTCAGCTGAAGCCCCATTAACTGAACTATATATTGAAGGTCGATTATTGTTTGAGTTTAGGCGTTGTTGCTCACGTTTAATTGAAATGCAAAGTGAGCAATATCTAGCAAAAACACATTTGGTTGATTGATGGTAAATGATAGACAACAGCAATTATTTGTAAATTTCGTGTGATTAGCACACATTAAGTTGTGATTTATTGGCCTAATTAGCAATTAATGAGCGTCGATATGAAAAAAAACCATTTTTTTTGGGAAAAAAGGTGATTTTTTCCGCACCCTTCTCTATAATCTTGCGACCCACCGTACCTGTATGGCGAAAGCCAGGAGTGCCACCCACTCGAAGGGGTGATGACTGGGCTCTTAACAGAGGAATCATCATTTGATGGTTCTAGTAAGTGAAACTATTTAAATAATGGGTATTAATTAGCATGAAAACTTTCGTTGCTAAACCAGAAACTGTAAAACGTGACTGGTATGTTGTTGACGCTGAAGGTAAAACTCTAGGTCGTCTTTCAACTGAAATCGCTTCTCGTCTACGTGGCAAGCATAAGCCGGAGTACACTCCACACGTTGACACTGGTGACTACATTGTAGTTATCAATGCTGAGAAAGTAGCAGTAACTGGTAAGAAGCGTACAGATAAAATGTACCATCACCACACTGGCTTCATCGGCGGCCTTAAGTCAATCAGCTTTGATAAGCTAATTGCTAAGAAACCAGAAATGGTTATTGAAACTGCTGTTAAAGGCATGCTTCCAAAAGGTCCTCTAGGCCGTGCTATGTTCCGTAAGCTTAAAGTTTACGCGGGTACTGAGCACAACCATGCTGCACAACAGCCTAAAGTACTAGACATCTAATTGGGAATTATGACAATGGCAGAGAATCAATACTACGGCACTGGTCGCCGTAAAAGCTCAGCAG
This region includes:
- the rplM gene encoding 50S ribosomal protein L13, with translation MKTFVAKPETVKRDWYVVDAEGKTLGRLSTEIASRLRGKHKPEYTPHVDTGDYIVVINAEKVAVTGKKRTDKMYHHHTGFIGGLKSISFDKLIAKKPEMVIETAVKGMLPKGPLGRAMFRKLKVYAGTEHNHAAQQPKVLDI
- the zapG gene encoding Z-ring associated protein ZapG, which produces MSWIIAAAIFIAGIFVGYIISRLTNKNQNQQISLKKDLDKSKYELEQYRQELVDHFARSAELLDNVSKDYSKLYEHMAKTSAELMPNLPTQDNPFAQRIATLEAVENNEPIEDEVMDHQPRDYANGATGLFSDKPTAIQDNEIPAAEPQAKAS
- the zapE gene encoding cell division protein ZapE, which gives rise to MTPLNKYNADLQCIDFFADSAQAAAVAHLDDLYHRLITPIKPLPATTEWQRLWSVIKTLLPISDSKADIVPVKGLYFWGGVGRGKTYLVDTFYECLPTQRKLRIHFHRFMYQIHQQLQQLDGVEDPLEHVADNFKQQTDIICFDEFYVSDITDAMILATLLDGLFKRGITLVATSNIAPHDLYRNGLQRARFLPAIALIEQHCHIVNIDSGIDYRLRTLAQAEIYYSPLGPQANDNLAHYFEQLSVEPRYNTKDIMINQRPILAQREANGIVQFSFQQLCQTARSQNDYIEIAQLYHTVLVADVMVMKEHHQDAARRFIAMVDEFYERHVVLIMSAEAPLTELYIEGRLLFEFRRCCSRLIEMQSEQYLAKTHLVD